The Euphorbia lathyris chromosome 3, ddEupLath1.1, whole genome shotgun sequence genome contains a region encoding:
- the LOC136223910 gene encoding glucose-1-phosphate adenylyltransferase large subunit 1-like produces the protein MDSFCVALKANTHLDLEKIRKCDSRNRNGDKEFLGERIRGSLNNNNNVVVNQRARSLKADLNENTGVAYAVLTSNNPREVVTFQPQRFERRKVDPKNVASIILGGGPGTQLFPLTRRAATPAVPVGGCYKLIDIPMSNCINSGINKIFVLTQFNSASLNRHLARTYFGNGINFGDGFVEVLAATQTPGEAGMNWFQGTADAVRQFVWVFEDAKNRNVENILILSGDHLYRMDYMDFLQHHVDSNADITISCAAVHESRASDFGLVKIDSRGRIIHFAEKPRGAELKSMKADTTHLGLSPQDALESPYIASMGVYVFRTEVLLKLLRWRYPTSNDFGSEIIPAAVMEHNVQAYNFRDYWEDIGTIKSFYEANLALAEEPPKFEFYDPKTPFYTSPRFLPPTKIDKCRIKDTIISHGCFLRECIIDHSVVGERSRLDYGVELKDTVMLGADYYQTEAEIASLLAEGKVPMGVGSNTKIKKCIIDKNAKIGKDVIIMNKDGVEEADRGEEGFYIRSGITIIAEKATIEDGKVI, from the exons ATGGATTCTTTCTGCGTGGCCCTGAAAGCCAATACTCATTTGGATTTGGAAAAAATTAGGAAATGTGATTCCAGGAACAGGAATGGAGATAAAGAATTTTTGGGTGAAAGGATCAGAGGGAGTCTAAATAACAATAACAATGTTGTGGTCAATCAAAGGGCGAGAAGCTTAAAAGCTGATTTGAATGAGAATACGGGTGTGGCTTATGCTGTTTTAACATCAAATAACCCGAGGGAGGTTGTG ACATTTCAACCACAACGGTTTGAGAGAAGAAAAGTGGACCCCAAAAATGTAGCATCCATCATATTGGGAGGAGGTCCAGGGACTCAACTCTTTCCTCTTACACGGAGAGCAGCAACACCAGCT GTACCAGTTGGCGGATGTTATAAACTTATAGACATCCCAATGAGCAACTGCATTAACAGTGGCATAAACAAGATATTTGTACTTACCCAATTCAATTCTGCTTCTCTTAACCGGCACCTTGCACGCACATACTTCGGAAATGGTATCAACTTTGGAGATGGATTTGTTGAG GTTCTGGCGGCAACTCAAACCCCTGGAGAAGCAGGAATGAACTGGTTTCAAGGGACAGCAGATGCTGTGAGGCAATTTGTCTGGGTCTTCGAG GATGCCAAGAATAGGAATGTGGAGAATATACTGATATTGTCAGGCGATCATCTTTACCGGATGGATTATATGGACTTCTTGCAG CATCATGTCGACAGTAATGCGGATATTACAATTTCTTGTGCAGCAGTTCATGAGAG CCGTGCATCAGATTTTGGTTTGGTGAAGATAGATAGCAGGGGCCGAATTATCCACTTCGCTGAAAAACCAAGAGGTGCTGAACTGAAATCAATG AAAGCAGATACCACTCATCTTGGATTGTCTCCACAAGATGCCCTTGAATCCCCCTATATTGCCTCAATGGGAGTGTACGTGTTTCGGACTGAGGTATTGTTGAAGCTTCTAAGGTGGAGATATCCTACATCAAATGACTTCGGATCTGAAATCATTCCTGCAGCTGTTATGGAGCATAATGTTCAA GCTTATAATTTTCGAGACTACTGGGAAGATATTGGGACAATAAAATCATTCTATGAAGCTAACTTAGCTCTGGCTGAAGAG CCTCCAAAGTTTGAGTTTTATGACCCAAAGACTCCTTTCTACACATCTCCGCGATTTCTACCGCCTACAAAAATTGATAAATGCCGC ATCAAGGACACAATAATCTCCCACGGATGCTTCTTGCGAGAATGTATAATTGACCACTCTGTGGTTGGTGAACGCTCGCGATTAGATTATGGTGTTGAACTAAAG GACACTGTGATGTTGGGTGCGGATTATTACCAAACTGAAGCAGAAATTGCATCTCTGCTGGCAGAGGGCAAAGTCCCTATGGGTGTTGGAAGCAACACAAAAATAAA GAAGTGCATAATTGACAAGAATGCGAAGATAGGAAAAGATGTGATCATCATGAATAAAGAT GGTGTGGAAGAAGCAGACAGGGGAGAAGAGGGATTCTACATCCGATCGGGAATCACAATCATAGCGGAAAAGGCTACAATAGAGGACGGAAAAGTGATATAA